CCTAATGATGACGCTTATTTTGAAAACATGACTAGAGTTGTTTTCCTAGTGGGCGCAAATTGGAAAACGGTTGGCGAACCGTGGTCTGACTTTAAGAAAGCGTTCAATAATTTTTCCGTAGATGCCGTTGCAAAATTCAACAAAGAAGATTCAACGACTTATGGCTGATGCAAAGATAGCGAGGAAACGAGCAAGAATAGTTGCAACAATTAACAACGCAAAATAATTTCAAAACATAAGAAAAACATATGAGTCCTTCCACTAATACCTTAACAGCCTCGATAGATCAAACAATTATATTCAATCATAAATGAAGTTGGGAAGACATTTGATCAAATGGATCCTCCCTCAGCACGCTTATTTCTTTATAGTGTCGGAGAAAAGATAAAAGCGGATCCTCTGTGTTGTTGATAAGCCAATTCTCGGCTTCTACAGTTCACAAAACATTATGACAATCAAATATCGCTTAGAATGGTTCAAAGAGCTAGGTGTTAACTTTCTGATTATATTCTTTTGTGAAGAGATAAATGTGTGAAAAATAATACAGCCAAAATCATTTTCTCATCAACCCGATGTTTGTTAAATAAACTATATATTTAGCGTGTGACAGTTTTTATGCTCTTAAAGTAACAGCTTGTAGATTGGTGAAATCATGGAAAACGAAAAACTAAAGATCGCGTTTTATTGGGCTGCTAGTTGTGGCGGCTGCGAGATAGCTGTTTTGGACATTAATGAAAAAATCTTGGACGTTGTTGCAAAAGCAGACATAGTGTTCTGGCCAGTAGCTATGGACATTAAGTACA
This is a stretch of genomic DNA from Candidatus Bathyarchaeota archaeon. It encodes these proteins:
- a CDS encoding oxidoreductase — encoded protein: MENEKLKIAFYWAASCGGCEIAVLDINEKILDVVAKADIVFWPVAMDIKY
- a CDS encoding DNA-3-methyladenine glycosylase I; this encodes MLEVNTVNEGSWSPPKWMYRNRRLPNDDAYFENMTRVVFLVGANWKTVGEPWSDFKKAFNNFSVDAVAKFNKEDSTTYG